The following is a genomic window from Candidatus Dependentiae bacterium.
TCAAGAGGCTGCAGGAAAAAAAATGCAAGAACTTAATCAAGTGTATGGCGTTCTTTCTGATGAAAGTAAACGTAACCTTTATGACCAAGTGGGGCGTGCTCAGTATGAAGAATTAGTAGCAAGGGTTCACGCTGGCTCCCAAAATGCGGGTGATCTCAACAAGAAGGTTGATGAATTGTTAGCCAAATATCGTTATGATAAACTAGACAGGGCGCTTTTTGATTGCGAGGATGTGAGTATAGTAAAAGCTTTAATTCGTCTTAATGCTGATCTTACTTATACAGATAAATGTAAACGTACGGCACTTATGCATGCTGTATTGAACAATTTTACTGAGAAGGCACTACTGTTATTAGATGCAAAAGCTAGTCCACACGTTTCGGATAAGTATGGTTATGAGATATTGCAGAGCGCGGCTATGGGTAATAATGAACGAATTGTACGGGCGTTGCTCCATGCAGCAAGTCATTCGCGTGCAAGTCTATCTAGCGCACTACTGAGTGCTGCACATAAAGATGATACTCCCTATCAACGTACTAACTATACCGTGTTAAAAAATTTGCTTAATGCAAAGGCCGACATAGATATGGGGAACTTACATACACGTCCTCTTATTGTAGCTGCGCAGGGCGGCAATTTACAACTGGTTAATTTTTTGCTCAATGAAAAAGCGTGTATTGATCGATTTAATGGATTTGGTCAGACAGCACTTATACAGTCTGTTATTTCCAACCAAGAAGAAGTATTGGAATGTTTATTGGGTGCAAAGGCTGACGTTCATCTTCAAGACAATGACGGTAATACAGCGCTTATGCATGCTGGTAAAAGATCACGTACAAAAATGGTTGAAAATTTGATAGCTGCAGGAGCGAGGGTTGGTGAGGTTGAAGTACTTGGCGATATTAAAACTGAGAAAATAAAAGACATTTTCCTTAAAGAAGGAGTCCATATTGATGATGATTCTTGGAAAGCTCTTAAATCTCGTTTCAAAAAAACTCTCGCCGAAAAACATGTTCAAGCAAAAATCGATCTTGTGTCAGCATTAACAAGAGATGTTGAGCCTGTTTTATCTAATGGAAGTCCACGTCGTTCG
Proteins encoded in this region:
- a CDS encoding ankyrin repeat domain-containing protein; the protein is MKKQMIIMLMSLLVITLFTPIYIQAMDNGKQEKQQGVAQRSYYEILGIGKNASTDEVSKAYRQLALIHHPDRNPNDQEAAGKKMQELNQVYGVLSDESKRNLYDQVGRAQYEELVARVHAGSQNAGDLNKKVDELLAKYRYDKLDRALFDCEDVSIVKALIRLNADLTYTDKCKRTALMHAVLNNFTEKALLLLDAKASPHVSDKYGYEILQSAAMGNNERIVRALLHAASHSRASLSSALLSAAHKDDTPYQRTNYTVLKNLLNAKADIDMGNLHTRPLIVAAQGGNLQLVNFLLNEKACIDRFNGFGQTALIQSVISNQEEVLECLLGAKADVHLQDNDGNTALMHAGKRSRTKMVENLIAAGARVGEVEVLGDIKTEKIKDIFLKEGVHIDDDSWKALKSRFKKTLAEKHVQAKIDLVSALTRDVEPVLSNGSPRRSVFPFPTEGGQIGVHKFIADLVYGDNSNELGSINAMQENKRLERRARQIPILQDAHSLLSNASSSSSSSSSMAGKRSGRDELSESQPEVIKKSRSMASSSSSSSSSHDDSDEMDDWKTDT